Part of the Fusibacter sp. A1 genome is shown below.
CATCAGGCCAGTCGCCTGTAGATGTTTCTCTATCAGCATATCAGAAGTCACATCGATATAATGGTTATCTTCGATAAAGGCGTTCTTCAGTGCAGCTTCAATAATAAACGTATTCAGCATCTCAATTCTCCTTTAGTAACTGGTGTGAACCCAAACTCTCTTTTCGGCTGAACGCCGCCTTGAATATTGCTTTTGCGCAAACCAGCATGTTCAGTACGCCTATCCCCTTCAACGTATCCGCATCATATTCCGAATACTTCTTTTCCAATTCCTCAATGGTAAACAAGGCATTTCTCAAGTCTGACGCTTTTCTATAAATAAACGCGTGATGTACCAGTAAATCCTGAATACTGCCTTTCAGGTACATGCACTCCTTTTCATCCAGTAGCTTATGGCTACGTTCCTCAGCTAGAACCGTCCCTTGTATCACTCTATTCGAAGCGGCGATCGCTTGTGCCGCACGATATCCGAACACCAGACCTTCGAGTAAGGAGTTGCTCGCCAGTCGATTAGCTCCATGTACTCCTGTACAGGCTGTTTCACCCACTGCATATAGTCCATCTAGCGATGTTATACCCTCAAGGTCCGTATGGATTCCACCCATGAAGTAGTGTTCAACCGGTCTAACCGGTACCAGGTCTTTTGTCAAATCGATACCCATCTTAAGACAAGTATCGTAAATCATCGGAAAACGTGTCTTGATATACATGGGGTCCAGGTGGGTGACATCCAAAAATACGTATTCGATGCTGGATCGTTCAATTTCATCCAGTATCGCCCTCGCCACGATATCCCTAGGCGCAAGGTCCTTTAGGGGATGTTTGTTCTCCATAAAGGCCACACCCGCCTCATTTCTCAGAATAGCACCTTCTCCCCTAACCGCTTCAGAGATTAGAAACCTTTTATCAGTCTGATCCTGATAAAAAGCCGTTGGGTGAAATTGAATCATTTCCATATCCCTTACCTCGGCTCCCGCCCGTATGGCAGCGGCGATACCGTCTCCCGTTACAGATGGCGAATTAGTGGTATGCGGATAGATATGTCCTATTCCTCCTGTTGCAAGCACAACAGAAGGAGCTTTCATCATAAGCTTGCTACCACCACTTAAGACCGTGATCCCACATATCCCCTCTTCACAATCCACTAAGTCCACCATGGTCGTTTCAGTCATCGTAGTGATATGCTCCAAACCGCTGACATGCTCCTTAAGCGCTCTGATGATCTCCTTGCCGGTTGCATCTTTGACATGCAGCACTCGTCTTTCGTTATGTCCGCCTTCTCTTGTCACCAGAAGTCTTCCCTCAGAATCACGATCAAAAGTCACACCGATTTCACACAGCTTATCGATATGCTTTTTCCCTTCACTGACCATCATGTCGACCGCCACAGGATTGTTAAAATGACACCCTGCTTCAAGGGTGTCATCTATATGACCTTTTCTTCCGTCCAAATCCAACGTTGCAGCAATACCACCCTGTGCAAGATTGGAATTGTTTTCTTCAAAAGTGGATTTACTGACTAGTGCCACTTTAAGGGAACTTGGTAGCGACAACGCGGTATATAGGCCGGCAATACCTGTACCGACGATAATGACATCGTATTCAATTGTATTCTCAAACAGGTTCAAAGGTATTAAATATCTTCCCATTATATTCCTCTAGTTTGTAGCAACCATTTTACTAAGTGCTTCCGTCGCAAGAAGTCTGGTCTCCTCATCTACCTCGATGATATGTTTGTCATTTTTGAGTGCCAAGTACACATCCTTTAAAGAAGTCTTTTTCATGTTCGCGCAGATCAAAGAAGGCGAGAGCATATAAAACTTTTTCGTAGGATTTTGTTTTTTTAGCGCATGTAATATTCCCATCTCCGTACCGATGATAAACGCCTCATCTTCGGAGCCTTTGACATAACTTATAATTTGAGCTGTAGAACCCGTATAATCGGCATGTTGCACGACCGCAGGATTACATTCCGGATGAACAAGTACCTTCACATCAGGCATCGCTTCTTTGACAGCGATGATCTCACTTTCATTTACCCGTTCATGAGTGATGCAAAAGCCATCCCAATTTATGATTTCCACTTCAGGTAAAAGCGAATCGATATAGGAACCCAGATTTCTATCCGGTGCGAAGATCACTTTTTTCGCGTTAAGTGATTTTACAACATTAAGCGCATTTGACGATGTGCAGGTGACATCACACTCCGCTTTAACTTCTGCCGAAGAATTGACATAACATACAACAGGAACTCCTGGATGCTTCGCCTTAAAGGCTCTTAGTTCTTCTCCAGTGATCATATCCGCCATAGGACATCCGGCATCCAGCACAGGTAACAGAACCTTTTTAGCAGGCGAAAGTATTTTTGCGCTTTCTGCCATAAAATGCACTCCACAAAAGACAATAACATCCGCAGTAGTGTCTGCAGCTTCTTGTGACAGTTTCAATGAATCACCGACGATATCGGCGATGTCTTGTACTTCCGGCACTTGATAATTATGCGCAAGTATAACGGCGTTGCGCTCTTCCTTTAGACGCATGATTTCGTTGATCATTTGTTGTTGATCCATGATGAACTCCTTTTAATAGGCCACTTGAGCCTAATTGTGATTATAAGACAACTACTTTGTCTTTCTCCCGAATACAGTCTAAACTATTGTACCCTTATTTTGAATGAGTTTCAACCGAACAATTTGTAAAGAAGCTTGCCTAAATCCCGCATAATGTTCGTGATTTTGTTAAAGAGTTAACAACAAAAAAGGTTGTAGATTTTCATCTACAACCTTGACTTAAACAAGTTGTGCGTTTGCTTTTGATTTATCGACATGGTGGTTTATACCAGCCTTAGCAGCTTCAATATCCTTTGCCATGATGGCATCTAAAATGATTCTATGCTCTTCAAGTGCCTCTTCAAGTCTACCTTTTGATTTCAGTGATTTATTTCTAGTGGACTTAATGAATATTTGAAAATCTTTTAACACATGTTCCAGATATCTGCTCTTTGTCGAGTGGTAGATTACCTCATGGAATTTCGTATTCAACTCAGATATCTTGTCGACGTCTTTCTTAAACGTGTAAAATTCCATCAGTTCAAACAGCTCTTTGAGTTCATCGATCTCACTCTGGCTGATCCGTTCAATACACCAGGTCGCAGCAATTCCTTCAATCGCCTGACGAATAGTATAGATATCGGTGATATCCTGCTTAGAGATTCCTTTGACTACGACACCTCTATTTGGAATGTTTTCAACTAGACCGTCAAGTTCCAACTGCTTTAAAGCTTCCCTAACCGGTGTTCTGCTTACTCCGAGTTCTTCGGCAAGTTTCGCCTCTACGATTTTGTCACCTGTGATATACTGATCATTTAAAATGTCTTCTCTAATACGATCAAATATAATCGAAGTTAATGATTTATTCTCTTTTTTCTGGTCAAATAAGTCCACGGGTGAGACCTCCAAGTCTGCACTATCATATTCATCGAATGTAAAGTGCTCAAGGCACTGAATTTGCAACTTAATTCTATAGTTTTTTAACCCATAAGTCAAATGATTACGCATCAAAAAATGCATAAATATATGAATTTTTAGTAAAAATGAAAGTATACTTGCACCCGACAATTTGTGAATCTCCACATCAGAAATTCTTCACCTCTACGAAGGGGGTGCTGTTAGTCATTGTACAGAAAAAAATACAAAATGTTCATTTTTATTTTTTGCAAGTATTAAATGAAACCTTGCACTTTATTTAGTTTCCGAACTATCATACTCTCTATTTTGATCCTCTGCGCCATTTAATGTAGACCCTCAAAGTGCAATTCTGCAATTTCACCATCATTCGCTTCAATTGGCTATGATACAGATCCTTAATTCAAAAAAAAACACATCGCAGATTGCAATGTGTTATTCCCTATCCAGATCAAGCGAGTTGACTTCTTCTTCATCAACAAGACTTACACGTTCATTAAACCAGATCTCAACCTTGGTTCCAACATTCAGCTCGCTGAATACCTTCACCTCTGCGCCGTGCTGATCGATAATCCATTTAGCAATAGATAAGCCAAGTCCGCTTCCGCCACTGGATTTTGTCCTGGACTTGTCCGCACGGTAGAACCTGTCAAAGATCTTTGCGATATCCTCTTTGGGAATACCGATACCGGCATCCTTTACAGCCAACATCGTCCGATCGCCAACCACGCGCATCATCAATGTGATCTGTTTGGATTCCTCTGTGAACTTGATGGCGTTTTCGATAAATATGCGTATCATCTGCTTGATAAGCTTGTTATTGCCATAAATCATCGACTCACCTTCGACATCACAAACAATATCGTGTTTCGAATCGATCATTCGTGTTTCTCTACATATCTCTTCCATCAGCTCGTTCAAGTCGACACGCTCAATTTCCATTTCGATCTTGTTGCGGTCGCTTCTAGCAAGGAAAAGCAGTTTTTCTATCAGTTCTTTCATCTGAATCGTCTCACCTTTGATGGCTTGGATCGATTCATCCAGAATCGCCTCATCCCGTTTTCCCCACCTATCGAGCATACCGACATAACCGTTGATAACGCTGATTGGTGTTCTCAGTTCATGTGAGGCATCAGATACGAATTGGTTTTGCTTGCCGTAGGCATCCTCAATATGGTCGAGCATGCTGTTAAACTGCATGGCCAAATCCTTAAGCTCGTCTTTAGCATCTGTGACATCCAACCTTCTGTCCAGATTTTTTATCGAAATCGCTTTAACCTGCCCCGTCATCGTCGTGATCGGATCCAGTAGGTTCTTACTGATCCTAGATCCGATAGCGGCGATGGCCAAAATGAAGATGATGGTCAAAATGACTCCGATGACTATAAGGGAGTATACATTTTCATATAGGCTACCCACGTCCTTGATCAGTTGAATATAATAATAGGTATCTCCAACCTTTGTTTTTGCGGACGCCACCAGGTACCGCTCCTCGTTGATCTTAAGAAGCACGGGAATATTGCTGGTCAAATTGTATTTCACGGGCTTTAACAAGCTATCTGTCGAGTAGACGTTTTCGGTGTTCTCATCAAGAACATTGATGATCACATTGTCTTCACTGGCGACAACACTTAAATGATCGGCATCGATCAGTTCATCTTCATGAACAATGTTGAGTACCCTTATACGCGTTTGAACCAAAGCGCTGGTCTCCGTATCCACCATAAAATACTTAAAGAAACTGATCAGACTCGCATTAAAAACGATTAGCACAACTAATACGAGCATCGTGTAGATCAGACTGATTTTAAAGGTCAACGAGAATCTAAAAAGATTGCCGAGTTTATTCAAAAGAAGCATCAGTAACCGGACTGGTAATAGAGCGATATATTTTATCAATAGACCTACAGCGATGGCAATCCTCTTAAAAACAGTAGAAATCAACACCAAAAAACGCGATTTTTTACGTTCGGTTTTTTTAGAAGTTTTCATCTTTAATTGTATAACCTACCCCTCTCACGGTGTGAATGAGTTTAAAGTCGAATACATCATCGATTTTGGAACGTAGGTAACGAATATAAACATCTACGACATTCGTATCTCCTATGAAATCGTAACCCCATACCTCTTCCAAAATCTTTTCGCGCGAGATGACGATGTTCTTATTGGCCATCAAAAATCGCAGCAGGTCGAACTCTTTTTTCGTGAGTTCGATGATTTGCCCTTGATAGGTTACGATGTGCTTATCGATATCGAGCAGTACATTTTTTACGAGAAGTTGATTTTTGGGAGTTTGCTCACCTCTACCTTTTTTAAGATGCGCACGCATCCTTGCAAGCAGTTCTTCAATCGCAAAAGGTTTTGTGACATAATCGTCCGCACCGGTATCAAGTCCAGTCACCTTATCCATTGTATCGTCTTTCGCAGTAAGCATGATGATAGGTACATCACTGAACTGTCTAACCCTTCTGCAAACTTCCATACCATTCATTCTTGGCATCATCACATCAAGAAGGATCAGATCGGCACTATGTTCTTTGTAGTAATCCAGACCTTCT
Proteins encoded:
- the nadB gene encoding L-aspartate oxidase; the encoded protein is MGRYLIPLNLFENTIEYDVIIVGTGIAGLYTALSLPSSLKVALVSKSTFEENNSNLAQGGIAATLDLDGRKGHIDDTLEAGCHFNNPVAVDMMVSEGKKHIDKLCEIGVTFDRDSEGRLLVTREGGHNERRVLHVKDATGKEIIRALKEHVSGLEHITTMTETTMVDLVDCEEGICGITVLSGGSKLMMKAPSVVLATGGIGHIYPHTTNSPSVTGDGIAAAIRAGAEVRDMEMIQFHPTAFYQDQTDKRFLISEAVRGEGAILRNEAGVAFMENKHPLKDLAPRDIVARAILDEIERSSIEYVFLDVTHLDPMYIKTRFPMIYDTCLKMGIDLTKDLVPVRPVEHYFMGGIHTDLEGITSLDGLYAVGETACTGVHGANRLASNSLLEGLVFGYRAAQAIAASNRVIQGTVLAEERSHKLLDEKECMYLKGSIQDLLVHHAFIYRKASDLRNALFTIEELEKKYSEYDADTLKGIGVLNMLVCAKAIFKAAFSRKESLGSHQLLKEN
- the nadA gene encoding quinolinate synthase NadA translates to MDQQQMINEIMRLKEERNAVILAHNYQVPEVQDIADIVGDSLKLSQEAADTTADVIVFCGVHFMAESAKILSPAKKVLLPVLDAGCPMADMITGEELRAFKAKHPGVPVVCYVNSSAEVKAECDVTCTSSNALNVVKSLNAKKVIFAPDRNLGSYIDSLLPEVEIINWDGFCITHERVNESEIIAVKEAMPDVKVLVHPECNPAVVQHADYTGSTAQIISYVKGSEDEAFIIGTEMGILHALKKQNPTKKFYMLSPSLICANMKKTSLKDVYLALKNDKHIIEVDEETRLLATEALSKMVATN
- a CDS encoding GntR family transcriptional regulator, whose protein sequence is MDLFDQKKENKSLTSIIFDRIREDILNDQYITGDKIVEAKLAEELGVSRTPVREALKQLELDGLVENIPNRGVVVKGISKQDITDIYTIRQAIEGIAATWCIERISQSEIDELKELFELMEFYTFKKDVDKISELNTKFHEVIYHSTKSRYLEHVLKDFQIFIKSTRNKSLKSKGRLEEALEEHRIILDAIMAKDIEAAKAGINHHVDKSKANAQLV
- a CDS encoding cell wall metabolism sensor histidine kinase WalK gives rise to the protein MKTSKKTERKKSRFLVLISTVFKRIAIAVGLLIKYIALLPVRLLMLLLNKLGNLFRFSLTFKISLIYTMLVLVVLIVFNASLISFFKYFMVDTETSALVQTRIRVLNIVHEDELIDADHLSVVASEDNVIINVLDENTENVYSTDSLLKPVKYNLTSNIPVLLKINEERYLVASAKTKVGDTYYYIQLIKDVGSLYENVYSLIVIGVILTIIFILAIAAIGSRISKNLLDPITTMTGQVKAISIKNLDRRLDVTDAKDELKDLAMQFNSMLDHIEDAYGKQNQFVSDASHELRTPISVINGYVGMLDRWGKRDEAILDESIQAIKGETIQMKELIEKLLFLARSDRNKIEMEIERVDLNELMEEICRETRMIDSKHDIVCDVEGESMIYGNNKLIKQMIRIFIENAIKFTEESKQITLMMRVVGDRTMLAVKDAGIGIPKEDIAKIFDRFYRADKSRTKSSGGSGLGLSIAKWIIDQHGAEVKVFSELNVGTKVEIWFNERVSLVDEEEVNSLDLDRE
- a CDS encoding response regulator transcription factor; translated protein: METKHRILIIEDEEKITRFLQLELEYEGYEVAICYDGKEGLDYYKEHSADLILLDVMMPRMNGMEVCRRVRQFSDVPIIMLTAKDDTMDKVTGLDTGADDYVTKPFAIEELLARMRAHLKKGRGEQTPKNQLLVKNVLLDIDKHIVTYQGQIIELTKKEFDLLRFLMANKNIVISREKILEEVWGYDFIGDTNVVDVYIRYLRSKIDDVFDFKLIHTVRGVGYTIKDENF